From one Gemmatimonadaceae bacterium genomic stretch:
- a CDS encoding formate--tetrahydrofolate ligase has protein sequence MTGSTVPSDIEIAQAARPRPIVDVAADLGLGADDIDLYGKYKAKIPLEISTRPVRGRLVLVTAISPTPAGEGKSTVSVGLSQALRRIGTNAILCMREPSLGPVFGVKGGAAGGGYAQVIPMEDINLHFTGDFHAISSAHALLSAMLDNHLQQGNALNIDARRITWPRTIDMNDRALRNAVIGLGGMSDGVVREEHWVIIPASEIMAIVALSSSRKDLEERLSRIIVGATAGKDRQPVRAGQLNASGAMAMLLKDAIRPNLVQTLEGGPAFVHAGPFGNIAHGCNSILATRSALALGDVVVTEAGFGSDLGAEKFFDIKCRFGGLNPEAAVLVATIRSLKMQGGMDKKSLTKEDLGALERGLPHLKHHLENVRQFGVPVVIAINRILSDTPAELKMVHDYAAGLGARVVLADV, from the coding sequence TTGACCGGTTCCACCGTTCCATCCGATATCGAAATCGCGCAGGCTGCGCGGCCGCGTCCGATCGTGGACGTGGCCGCGGACCTTGGCCTCGGCGCTGACGACATAGACCTGTACGGCAAGTACAAGGCCAAGATCCCGCTCGAGATCTCCACGCGTCCCGTGCGTGGGCGGCTGGTGCTGGTGACGGCGATCAGTCCCACGCCGGCCGGCGAGGGCAAGAGCACCGTGAGCGTGGGGCTGTCGCAGGCGCTGCGGCGCATCGGCACGAACGCCATTCTCTGCATGCGCGAGCCCAGTCTGGGGCCCGTGTTCGGGGTCAAGGGTGGGGCGGCCGGTGGCGGGTATGCGCAGGTGATTCCGATGGAGGACATCAACCTCCACTTCACCGGCGACTTCCATGCCATCTCGAGCGCGCACGCGCTGTTGTCGGCCATGCTCGACAACCATCTGCAGCAGGGCAACGCGTTGAACATCGACGCGCGGCGGATCACCTGGCCGCGGACGATCGACATGAACGATCGCGCGCTGCGCAATGCCGTGATCGGGTTGGGCGGGATGAGCGACGGCGTGGTGCGCGAGGAGCATTGGGTGATCATTCCGGCCAGCGAGATCATGGCGATCGTGGCGCTGTCCAGCAGTCGCAAGGATCTGGAGGAGCGGCTGTCGCGGATCATCGTGGGGGCCACGGCGGGCAAGGACCGGCAGCCGGTGCGGGCCGGTCAGTTGAACGCGAGCGGGGCGATGGCGATGCTGCTCAAGGATGCCATCCGTCCCAATCTCGTGCAGACGTTGGAGGGTGGGCCGGCGTTCGTGCACGCCGGTCCGTTCGGCAACATCGCGCACGGGTGCAACAGCATTCTGGCCACGCGGTCGGCGCTGGCGCTGGGTGACGTGGTGGTGACCGAGGCCGGGTTCGGGTCGGATCTGGGGGCCGAGAAATTCTTCGACATCAAGTGCCGGTTCGGGGGGTTGAATCCCGAGGCGGCGGTGCTGGTGGCCACCATCCGCTCGCTGAAGATGCAGGGCGGGATGGACAAGAAGTCGCTGACGAAGGAGGACCTGGGCGCGTTGGAGCGCGGGTTGCCGCATCTGAAGCACCATCTGGAGAACGTGCGGCAGTTCGGCGTTCCGGTGGTGATCGCGATCAACCGGATCCTGAGCGACACGCCGGCCGAGTTGAAGATGGTGCACGATTACGCGGCCGGGTTGGGTGCGCGGGTGGTGCTGGCCGACGT
- the fdhD gene encoding formate dehydrogenase accessory sulfurtransferase FdhD, whose translation MAETPPALGAVPGVGYGLPVESRSFVHLDGDAAHADRAPVAGEVPVAFVYGGRSHVVMMCTPSDLEDLAVGFSLSEGIVERAADIGRVEIAPHSRGVELTIEIPSAASARLADRTRVLAGRTGCGLCGVEAIDDAVRAPRVVASSLVVAAEALWRAGSALDARQPFNRDTHAVHGAAWARADGTLHVVREDVGRHNALDKVLGALAREGVDPGAGFLVVTSRASFELVQKAAAFGVPLLAAVSRPTGLAVRLAEAANVCLVGLLRGRTANVYAHPERVGAPITRETS comes from the coding sequence GTGGCTGAGACGCCGCCGGCACTGGGGGCCGTTCCCGGCGTGGGCTACGGGCTGCCGGTGGAGTCGCGCAGCTTCGTCCACCTCGACGGGGATGCCGCGCATGCCGACCGGGCGCCGGTGGCCGGCGAGGTGCCGGTGGCGTTCGTGTACGGGGGGCGGTCGCACGTGGTGATGATGTGCACGCCCTCCGATCTCGAGGATCTGGCGGTGGGGTTCTCGCTCAGCGAGGGGATCGTGGAGCGCGCCGCCGACATCGGGCGCGTGGAGATCGCGCCGCACAGCCGCGGAGTGGAGCTGACCATCGAGATTCCCAGCGCCGCGTCGGCGCGGCTGGCCGATCGGACGCGGGTGCTCGCCGGCCGCACCGGCTGTGGGCTGTGCGGGGTGGAGGCGATCGACGATGCCGTGCGCGCGCCGCGGGTGGTGGCGTCGTCGCTCGTGGTCGCCGCCGAGGCGTTGTGGCGGGCGGGCTCGGCGCTGGACGCGCGGCAGCCGTTCAATCGCGACACGCACGCCGTGCACGGAGCGGCGTGGGCGCGTGCCGACGGCACGCTGCACGTGGTGCGCGAGGACGTGGGTCGTCACAACGCGCTGGACAAGGTGCTCGGCGCGCTGGCGCGCGAGGGGGTGGACCCTGGGGCCGGGTTCCTGGTGGTCACGAGCCGGGCGAGCTTTGAATTGGTGCAGAAGGCGGCCGCGTTCGGCGTGCCGTTGCTGGCTGCAGTGTCGCGTCCCACCGGTCTTGCCGTGCGCCTGGCCGAGGCGGCGAATGTCTGCCTCGTGGGCCTGCTGCGCGGGCGGACCGCGAATGTGTATGCTCACCCGGAGCGCGTGGGCGCTCCGATCACGCGGGAGACGAGTTGA
- a CDS encoding 2Fe-2S iron-sulfur cluster-binding protein, whose translation MTGIAPVPLAQIRRRRNADVAQVSLTIDGRAVVVPEGTTILAACTQMGIEIPTLCFLETLRPVNVCRICVVEVKGSRVLVPSCSRAVEAGMDVQTNSPRVRHSRKLILEMLASSVDLSTTPQVAAWVAEYGADPARFGPPAPAAAAGARDALVPGHHAPPDPAYAATVAQPTKVDNDLYVRDYAKCILCYKCVEACGPEHQNTFAIAVAGRGFDARISTEMAVALPQSACVYCGNCIAVCPTGALMARTEFDMRADGSWDEAAQTATDTICPYCGVGCTLTLHVQDGEIVKATSPLGNEVTRGNLCIKGRFGWRFVQGARG comes from the coding sequence ATGACCGGTATCGCTCCAGTACCTCTCGCTCAGATCCGCCGGCGCCGCAACGCCGATGTGGCGCAGGTATCGCTCACCATCGACGGCCGAGCGGTGGTGGTGCCCGAGGGCACCACCATTCTCGCCGCCTGCACGCAGATGGGGATCGAGATCCCCACCCTCTGTTTTCTCGAGACGCTGCGTCCCGTGAACGTGTGCCGCATCTGCGTGGTGGAGGTGAAGGGGTCGCGCGTGCTGGTGCCCAGCTGCTCGCGGGCCGTCGAGGCCGGCATGGACGTGCAGACCAACTCGCCGCGGGTGCGGCACAGCCGCAAGCTGATTCTCGAGATGCTCGCGTCGTCGGTGGATCTGTCCACCACACCCCAGGTGGCGGCGTGGGTGGCCGAGTATGGCGCCGATCCCGCGCGGTTCGGTCCGCCCGCGCCCGCCGCGGCCGCCGGTGCGCGCGACGCGCTCGTGCCCGGGCATCACGCGCCGCCGGATCCCGCGTACGCCGCCACCGTGGCGCAGCCCACCAAGGTGGACAACGATCTGTACGTGCGCGACTACGCCAAGTGCATCCTCTGCTACAAGTGCGTGGAGGCGTGCGGCCCCGAGCATCAGAACACCTTCGCGATCGCGGTGGCTGGGCGCGGGTTCGATGCCCGCATCTCCACCGAGATGGCGGTGGCGCTGCCCCAGTCGGCGTGCGTCTATTGCGGCAACTGCATTGCCGTGTGTCCCACGGGCGCGCTGATGGCCAGGACCGAGTTCGACATGCGGGCCGACGGATCGTGGGACGAGGCCGCGCAGACCGCCACCGACACCATCTGTCCGTACTGCGGCGTGGGGTGCACGCTCACGCTGCACGTGCAGGATGGGGAGATCGTGAAGGCCACGAGTCCGCTGGGCAACGAGGTCACCCGGGGCAATCTCTGCATCAAGGGCCGGTTCGGCTGGCGGTTCGTGCAGGGTGCGCGTGGCTGA
- a CDS encoding NAD(P)H-dependent oxidoreductase subunit E, giving the protein MDIRLLDATPTDDERQAVDVCLGPPRGSWDGGTVRSAEDLHVAYGGQEMRDRRHQLLPALRALQARVGWISEGGLAYVCERLDVPPADAWGVATFYALLSTTPRAKRVLHVCDDIACKCRGADALIGELERRVGPAHGHGPHGDQVAIADGASTWVRSPCLGMCEHGPAALLQVAGESPVEHEIAELTVETAVALLDGSRALPTEPAPEAVPRFLGDLRLLKRVGLVDPTSIQAYQESGGFVALARAIALGPERVIAEVTASGLTGRGGAAFPTGRKWEAVAKQPVATHYLICNADESEPGTFKDRVLMEGDPFAIVEAMTIAGYATGCERGFIYIRGEYPLATARLQHAIDACRANGKLGDDILKLGVTFDIEIRRGGGAYICGEETAIFNSIEGFRGEPRNKPPFPVQAGLFGCPTLVNNVETLANVPLIVLQGGAAFAKVGGGQSTGTKLFCVSGNVRHPGVVEVPFGTTLRQVMDLCGGLPEGRSLQAVLLGGAAGVFVRGDELDIPLTLEGARAAGATLGSGVVVAFDDRADMKDVVRRIAAFFRDESCGQCVPCRVGTVRQEEALCRINAGKTFGGVSKELALLDEVGASMKDASICGLGQTAYSAVESAIRRLGLYGSR; this is encoded by the coding sequence ATGGACATCCGGCTGCTCGACGCCACGCCCACGGACGACGAACGCCAGGCGGTGGACGTCTGCCTGGGGCCTCCGCGCGGGTCGTGGGACGGCGGGACCGTGCGGAGCGCGGAAGATCTGCACGTGGCCTACGGCGGCCAGGAGATGCGCGACCGCCGGCATCAGCTGCTCCCGGCGCTGCGGGCGTTGCAGGCGCGGGTGGGCTGGATCAGCGAGGGCGGGCTGGCGTACGTGTGCGAGCGGCTGGACGTGCCGCCGGCCGATGCGTGGGGGGTGGCCACGTTCTACGCGCTGCTCTCCACCACGCCGCGCGCCAAGCGGGTGCTGCACGTGTGCGACGACATCGCCTGCAAGTGTCGGGGCGCCGACGCGCTGATCGGCGAGTTGGAGCGGCGGGTGGGGCCGGCGCACGGGCACGGGCCGCACGGCGATCAGGTGGCGATCGCCGACGGGGCGTCCACCTGGGTGCGCTCTCCCTGCCTGGGCATGTGCGAGCATGGGCCGGCGGCACTGCTGCAGGTGGCGGGCGAGTCGCCCGTGGAGCACGAGATCGCCGAACTGACGGTGGAGACGGCGGTGGCGCTGCTCGACGGCAGCCGCGCGCTGCCCACCGAGCCTGCGCCGGAGGCCGTGCCCCGGTTTCTGGGCGATCTGCGTTTGCTCAAGCGCGTGGGACTCGTGGATCCCACCAGCATCCAGGCGTACCAGGAGAGCGGCGGGTTCGTGGCGCTGGCCCGGGCGATCGCGCTGGGGCCCGAGCGGGTGATCGCCGAGGTGACGGCGTCGGGGCTCACCGGGCGCGGGGGCGCGGCGTTCCCCACGGGCCGAAAGTGGGAGGCCGTGGCCAAGCAGCCCGTGGCCACGCACTATCTGATCTGCAACGCCGACGAGTCGGAGCCCGGCACGTTCAAGGATCGTGTGCTCATGGAGGGCGATCCGTTCGCGATCGTCGAGGCGATGACCATCGCCGGATATGCCACCGGGTGCGAGCGGGGCTTCATCTACATCCGCGGCGAGTATCCGCTGGCCACGGCGCGGCTGCAGCACGCCATCGACGCCTGCCGGGCCAACGGCAAGTTGGGCGACGACATCCTGAAACTCGGCGTCACGTTCGACATCGAGATCCGGCGGGGCGGCGGCGCGTACATCTGCGGCGAGGAGACGGCGATCTTCAACTCGATCGAAGGGTTCCGCGGCGAGCCGCGCAACAAGCCGCCGTTCCCGGTGCAGGCGGGGCTGTTCGGGTGTCCGACGCTGGTGAACAACGTGGAGACGCTGGCCAACGTGCCGCTCATCGTGCTGCAGGGCGGGGCGGCGTTCGCGAAGGTGGGCGGCGGCCAGAGCACGGGCACCAAGCTGTTCTGCGTGAGCGGCAACGTGCGGCATCCGGGCGTGGTGGAGGTGCCGTTCGGCACCACGCTGCGCCAGGTGATGGACCTCTGCGGCGGGCTGCCCGAGGGCCGGTCGCTGCAGGCCGTGCTGCTGGGCGGCGCGGCCGGCGTGTTCGTGCGCGGGGACGAGCTGGACATTCCGCTCACGCTCGAAGGGGCGCGCGCCGCGGGGGCGACGCTGGGCTCCGGCGTGGTGGTGGCGTTCGACGACCGGGCGGACATGAAGGACGTGGTGCGCCGCATCGCCGCGTTCTTCCGCGACGAGTCGTGCGGGCAGTGCGTGCCGTGCCGGGTGGGGACGGTGCGGCAGGAGGAGGCGTTGTGCCGCATCAACGCCGGCAAGACCTTCGGCGGCGTGTCGAAGGAGCTGGCGTTGCTCGACGAGGTGGGCGCGTCGATGAAGGACGCATCCATCTGCGGGCTCGGGCAGACGGCGTATTCGGCGGTTGAATCCGCCATTAGGAGGCTGGGGTTGTATGGAAGTCGGTAG
- a CDS encoding molybdopterin-dependent oxidoreductase: MQTSTTGYPRLTEPLVRTDGELRPATWDQALDAAADGFRRNIERHGPDALGIFSCSKSSNEMNFLAQKLARVAFGTNNIDSCNRTUHAPSVVGLATVFGAGGGTSSYEEVEDADVVLLWGSNAREAHPIWFHHLLKGVRNGARLYVVDPRRTSSAQWADVWMGIHVGSDIALSNAMAREIIHAGLAHEKFIANATEGFDAYRASVEPYTLEYAEQLCGVPARVIREAAHTYAKSERAMICWTLGITEHHDATDNVLALINLSLLTGHVGTWGSGCNPLRGQNNVQGGGDMGAIPNKLAGFQDMLDDEARGRFERKWNTTIQRKYGWNLTEMLHAMGRGEMTSLFVIGENPAQSDADGHHVESLLRGLDHLVVQEIFLTRTAQLADVVLPSAATWCEGEGTVTNSERRVQRVKKATEPPGGARDELWILSELARRLGHDWGTPTAEQVWNEVRELAPAFCGGMSYARLEAMGGIQWPCPDESHPGTRFLHARLWDEPRGGRAAPFSVVRHEGPVEKVSPEYPLVLTTGRRLESYNTGVQSGGYDSPLHLGEMLDISPEDAARMHIADGDVLRITSRRGSVVAPARVDRSLRPGVVFMTLHFPDEVATNLLTIDASDAKSGTAEFKACAVRVERAGPSMEAAD; the protein is encoded by the coding sequence ATGCAGACTTCCACTACCGGCTACCCACGGCTCACCGAACCCCTCGTCCGCACGGACGGGGAGCTCCGGCCCGCAACCTGGGACCAGGCGCTCGATGCGGCCGCCGACGGATTCCGTCGCAACATCGAGCGGCACGGCCCCGATGCGCTGGGCATCTTCTCCTGCTCCAAGTCGAGCAACGAGATGAATTTCCTGGCGCAGAAGCTGGCCCGCGTCGCCTTCGGCACCAACAACATCGACAGCTGCAACCGAACGTGACACGCTCCTAGCGTCGTCGGTCTGGCGACGGTCTTTGGGGCGGGCGGGGGCACGAGCTCCTATGAAGAAGTGGAGGACGCGGACGTCGTTCTCCTCTGGGGATCGAACGCGCGTGAGGCGCACCCGATCTGGTTCCACCACCTGCTCAAGGGGGTCCGGAACGGGGCGCGCCTGTACGTGGTCGACCCCCGGCGGACGTCGTCCGCCCAGTGGGCCGACGTGTGGATGGGCATCCACGTGGGCAGCGACATCGCGCTGTCCAACGCGATGGCGCGCGAGATCATCCACGCCGGACTGGCCCACGAGAAGTTCATCGCCAACGCCACGGAGGGGTTCGACGCCTATCGCGCGTCGGTGGAGCCGTACACGCTCGAGTACGCCGAACAGCTGTGCGGCGTGCCGGCCCGCGTCATCCGCGAGGCCGCGCACACGTACGCCAAGTCCGAGCGGGCAATGATCTGCTGGACGCTGGGCATCACGGAGCATCACGACGCCACCGACAACGTGCTGGCGCTGATCAACCTGTCGCTGCTCACGGGGCACGTGGGCACCTGGGGCTCGGGGTGCAATCCGCTCCGCGGCCAGAACAACGTGCAGGGCGGCGGCGACATGGGCGCCATTCCCAACAAGCTGGCGGGTTTCCAGGACATGCTCGACGACGAGGCCCGCGGCCGCTTCGAGCGCAAGTGGAACACCACCATCCAGCGCAAGTATGGCTGGAACCTCACCGAGATGCTCCACGCCATGGGCCGCGGCGAGATGACGTCGCTGTTCGTGATCGGCGAGAACCCCGCGCAGTCCGACGCCGACGGGCATCACGTGGAGTCGCTGCTCCGCGGGCTCGACCACCTGGTGGTGCAGGAGATCTTCCTCACGCGCACCGCGCAGCTGGCCGATGTCGTGCTCCCGTCCGCCGCCACCTGGTGCGAGGGCGAGGGCACGGTCACCAACAGCGAGCGCCGCGTGCAGCGCGTGAAGAAGGCCACCGAGCCGCCCGGCGGCGCGCGCGACGAGCTGTGGATTCTGTCAGAGCTGGCCCGGCGCCTGGGCCACGATTGGGGAACGCCCACTGCCGAGCAGGTCTGGAACGAGGTGCGCGAGCTGGCGCCCGCGTTCTGCGGCGGCATGAGCTATGCGCGCCTCGAGGCGATGGGGGGCATCCAGTGGCCCTGTCCCGACGAGTCGCACCCCGGCACCAGGTTCCTGCACGCGCGGCTGTGGGACGAGCCGCGCGGCGGCCGCGCCGCGCCGTTCAGCGTGGTCCGCCACGAGGGACCGGTGGAGAAGGTCAGCCCGGAGTATCCGTTGGTGCTCACCACCGGGCGCCGGCTCGAGTCGTACAACACCGGCGTGCAGTCGGGGGGCTACGACTCGCCGCTGCATCTGGGCGAGATGCTGGATATCTCTCCCGAGGACGCGGCGCGGATGCACATCGCCGACGGCGACGTGCTGCGCATCACGTCGCGGCGCGGGAGCGTGGTGGCGCCGGCCCGCGTGGACCGGTCGCTGCGTCCCGGCGTGGTGTTCATGACGCTGCACTTTCCCGATGAGGTGGCCACGAACTTGCTCACGATCGACGCGTCCGACGCGAAATCCGGCACGGCAGAATTCAAGGCCTGCGCGGTGCGCGTGGAACGCGCCGGGCCGTCCATGGAGGCCGCGGACTGA